Below is a window of Andrena cerasifolii isolate SP2316 chromosome 5, iyAndCera1_principal, whole genome shotgun sequence DNA.
ttatattaatttatttctctaaaacggtttagtgaaaacaattgaaacttggcagatattttcatctacccgtaTACTACgtgtgaaaaaaatttgaaaacattggtactatttcttcaacattttttcagctgttttatctgtaaaggtcgtctctttccataagagtgcgTGTAAGATCAGCgagaattaaaatcgttataactcagcaatcatttagaGAATTGGTTTGAAATTTTCGGAGCACGTCAGGGAGATTAGAAAggacaatctcacaaattttcatcgactTGGTAGGATTTTGAAGGTAGGTCCAATACACCCTTAAATTATGCAACAGATTCTGCTTGTTACAGAACTGCAAGGACCACGTGATCGACTGCACTATCGCCGGCATACTGCACGAGTGCATATCACCCCGTGCCGTCAAGGGGAAGATCAAAGGGAACAAGAACAAAAGTGCCACAAGTAATAGCAATTTCTACCTAGCAACAAGTCAGTGTTTTTCTactatttactgagaaaccgagTCGCATGTGTAGTTCGTAGAGCTCGCCGTTAGAGATCGTGCGATGTTTTACGAAGCAATTAGTTCGCAAGCGATCGAATCGATTATTTGTCATCCTTCGCAGGATCTAGCAGCCGAATGGCAGTGATGCAGCTGATCAACTTAGGAATCACGCAAGTCCTAGTTAAGCTTTTAATTAGCCTGCAACATGCGGACACCGTTTCGAGCGAAGTCCTCACGCAGGAGGCGCTTTGGATTTTGGGCCAAGTAGGATACCGCTAACCTGCCGATCTCGCGCCCTCCTCCAAAGTCCGACAGCACGTTTCTTTTTGAATTCTAGGTGGCCCAGAGGGACCAGAGGTTCGTGTCAAAGATGAAACAGTATAACTCCATAAAAGTGTTCCACACGCTGCTGAAGCAGCATTACAACAACAGCAAGACGTTACTACCCTTGCTGTTGGTCATCAAGTGTCTTGCCAGAAACTGTGAGTCTAAACGCGTCGCGCTCTCCGACTTTCTCGTCGCATCTACTTTTCTATCGTCCATTTCAATTCCATCGTCTTCTGCCTCTCGTCGCCAGCATTCTCTCTTCAAGTATTGGTGAAGGACGGGATCGCCAGCACTTTGGAGAAGACGTTCGTCTGCATCGGTTACACGCCCCACCTGAAACTCAGAACGCTGTTAGAGTGCTTCAAGTACCTGACAACGAGCAGTACGTACTATTATTATCGATAGTTGCGGAAAGAAGCTTCGAATTCTAACGGAACACACCTCGCTCCCAGAGCTCTGCTGCacgaaattcgtcaaggcgggGCTGACGCATCTGCTGATGCGAATCTTCGAGAGATGGGAACGATTCGACGGGCCAATGAGACTGAAAATCTGCAACTACGCCCTGGTCACGTTGCAGCACCTCTGCGTTATAAGTGAGTTCGTTGGCGTCGACCTTTGAGCGCTGGGAATCACGATAATATCCGGTCGGAAGTCGATTCTGTAGGGTATAGAACGTACGCCTATGTACGACGGCTTAAGGTGATTCCCCTGTGCACGTCAGGTATCCGCGTATCGATTCGAACTCCCCTGGTAGTTCCCTAAAGCGTGTTTCTATTACTCTGGGGGAAGCTGTTCCCTTCCATCTAATTCCCTCTACTGTGCACGTCCCACGATCGCGTGGGCTCGCGAATCATTCGAATGAAATTCGCGAAACATCGGACATGCAAATTTATGCCTCCACTGTCCTCTGCGCGATGGCATCACTACGCGTCTCTTTGCCCGTTTCAGAAGCTGGGAAGAAGGCTATCAAGTCGAACAATGGCCTGCAACTGCTGTACCGGTTCTGCAGCAACTGCCCCGAGGATAAAGCCTACGACTGTCTGCTGTCGCGTATATGTGGGATAATCAATCAATGTCTGGAGAAGAAGGAGCTGCCGGTGCCCGAAATGTCCCCGGCAAGGTGAACGAAACTTTCAAGGCCGCTTCGATTCGATCGGCTCCCGAAGCTTCGATCGATCTTCGCAACGGTAGTTGATCCGCGACCTGGCCTAACGGGCCACCTATTCCAGgttgttaagggggtatacccgtttgaaccctcggaaaatgtatacattttgtggatttttttacaagtcaacggtttgatgcagatttcccgttttttaactatgtttacatagtattatgaactacttataaaaaaagtttcagttaaaaaactattgtttttcggaagttacggatacatgtccgaaagtctctcgattttagacggctaaacggtggccctaaaaactcgcgctacgttcaaccaatttacttcaaattttgcatgcagaatcataataagattccgcatcgtccaacgaaggcgattttgaaaattttgaaaaataaagaaatgctgagagatcaaaggtaaagttaaatttttctaagagaaaaatccacctttttcctttataaataataaacggggaatcgaaataaaaaaagccttcgttggacgatgcggaatcttattatgattctgcatgcaaaatttgaagtaaattggttgaacgtagcgcgagtttttagggccaccgtttagccgtctaaaatccagagactttcggacatgtatccgtaacttccgaaaaacaatagttttttaactgaaactttttttataagtagttcataatactatgtaaacatagttaaaaaacgggaaatctgcatcaaaccgttgatttgtaaaaaaatccacaaaatgtatacattttccgagggttcaaacgggtatacccccttaagatgcAACAGCGAACAGAGAACATAGTCCAACTTCTTTGACGAGTTGAAATTTATACGAACGCCGGGGAACCGTCCAGTTCCTCGGGATGCCAAGTCTTTAATCATACATTTAAAGTGTGTCGAAAGCGTTCTCTGGGACCACTTGCGTAACGCCCTGGTCCGCGTACAGTTGTTGCAGCAAATTAAGTAGCGCGGCGTAAACAAATGAACGGTATTGCAAATCCTCGTGGAATCTTTTCGCAGATTCGTGCTACCTGAGACGAACGTCAGGCCGAGCAGCGCTGAGAGTGGCAGCGACATCGACAGCCAGGTGCGTATTTTTGTCGAGCAGGGTGATGTAACGGATGAGACGTAACTCTCGAAACGTTACGCAGCCGTCCGGTAATGGACGGCTGTGTGGAGATGCGggagatatatttttttctgttatgAAAACGTCCACGGGTACGTTGGTGCAGATGGGCACGCTGACGAGGCTACTTTGATCGATTTAATTTGAGATAAATGGTGCTTTCACGTAGGCGAACAGCGTTGTGTCACTTGGAAGGCTGTACAGCGATCTTGATTCCGGGGACGAGGAAGAGAGCCAGAATTCAAGGACGAACGAGATAACGATGCCGGCGACCGACGAGGTGGAGGAGAGCAAATTCTTCGCGGGTGTCTTCACGTCCCAGAGATCGGAGGAGGACCTCGTGGAGTACGTCAGCAATATTCTCAGCGTTGCATCATTAATTCTCCTTCGCTACCAGTCGCAATAACAAAGTAGATCACCTACTTTTCCCTCGGTAAAGCGTATTCGTCTTCTCGTTGGCCAGGTACAGTAGCTTCTTCAAGGAGATGGGCAGCGTGCAGTGGCTGCCCTGCCTTACCAATTCCTCCACGGAGAAGCTGAGCGACGAATCTGCAGAGAAGGACAAGTTCAACTCGCGTTACACGAAGACGGACAGGAGTAGAGTGTCCGCGAAGGACTCGGTGAAGGAAGGAACGATCAAGAGCCAAGCAGGAATCGGTGGCGCGCCGATCAAATTATTCGATAAGATCGCCTCGAGCGTGACGGATCAACAGGCGTACTGTGCGGTGGCGGGCAGAGTGAAAAGTATCATTGGCTTCGTAAAGGTCGCTTACCCCGATCTAGTTGGCGGCGACGGTCTTGGGAAGGACGAGCCTTTGAACAACAAGGACAGGAAGGTCTGTCGCTCGAAGCTCCTCACGTGCGTGGAACGCGGTCTCCATGGTGGTCCCTTCACGCAAAATGTGGTGTACGACCTGGATGCTCTGGCTTCCAACTATGCTCTGGGCGATCAAGTGTCGACCGACAGGGTCTTGTCCAACTGGGACGAGGGCAGGGTTGGGAAACGTAGCGTCGACGTGAAACACTTGCTCTTCGAGTCCAGGTTCGAGAGTGGAAACCTGAGGAAAGCCATGCAGGTACAGCTCTACGAGCGTTCCTGAGCTCTATGTCGCTTCGAACTTCAAATGCTCGAATCCTTTTTCATATACTCTCCTAGACTTTATCACGCGGCGAATCTGCATCGTTTCTTTCCAATCCGCTTCCTCGCAGGTAGGCCTGAGAGAGTACGATCTGATCCTGACGCCCGACGTGAACAGCGGCTCCAGGCACCAGTGGTTCTACTTCGAGGTGTCGAACATGGAGGCGCTCTTGACATACACGTTCAACATCGTCAACTGCGAGAAGGCGAACTCGCAGTTCAACTTCGGCATGAAGCCCATCCTCTTCAGCGTGACGGAGGCCCAGCTGGGCAGGCCAGGCTGGGTCAGGACCGGGGCCGACATCTGCTACTACCGGAATTGTTATCAACGACCGGGGAAGGGGAAGAATTACTTGACCACCTCGTTCACGGTCGCCTTCCCTCACGCGTACGACGTCTGCTACCTGGCCTACCATTTCCCGTACACGTACACTCAGATGATGGCCAACATCTGGAAGTGGACCAAGAGGGTCCCGCCCAACACTTACTTCCGAGTGGAAACGCTCTGCGAGACCCTGAACGGCAACGAGAATCCTCTACTGACCATCACGTCTTCGGAGTCCAAGACCAACCCCACGCAGGTGAGTTCTAAGATTTAAAAGGGTAAACGGGAGCCTTCGGAGCTGAAGGCAAGGAAGCTGGGGAAGTGATTTACGTTTTCTACGCGTATCTCTGTTTTC
It encodes the following:
- the LOC143368863 gene encoding cytosolic carboxypeptidase 1 isoform X3, with product MKSATEKCDKENQRPMEASQLEDDYEQDAQDEDVMSPSNKSADEAVNDALLEKLRTCASKPQEASDTFKTIAAKIHTRVTSSDRRVRERTLDKLWRKNSGAMEIFIATLENCKDHVIDCTIAGILHECISPRAVKGKIKGNKNKSATSNSNFYLATRSSSRMAVMQLINLGITQVLVKLLISLQHADTVSSEVLTQEALWILGQVAQRDQRFVSKMKQYNSIKVFHTLLKQHYNNSKTLLPLLLVIKCLARNSFSLQVLVKDGIASTLEKTFVCIGYTPHLKLRTLLECFKYLTTSKLCCTKFVKAGLTHLLMRIFERWERFDGPMRLKICNYALVTLQHLCVIKAGKKAIKSNNGLQLLYRFCSNCPEDKAYDCLLSRICGIINQCLEKKELPVPEMSPARFVLPETNVRPSSAESGSDIDSQANSVVSLGRLYSDLDSGDEEESQNSRTNEITMPATDEVEESKFFAGVFTSQRSEEDLVEYSSFFKEMGSVQWLPCLTNSSTEKLSDESAEKDKFNSRYTKTDRSRVSAKDSVKEGTIKSQAGIGGAPIKLFDKIASSVTDQQAYCAVAGRVKSIIGFVKVAYPDLVGGDGLGKDEPLNNKDRKVCRSKLLTCVERGLHGGPFTQNVVYDLDALASNYALGDQVSTDRVLSNWDEGRVGKRSVDVKHLLFESRFESGNLRKAMQVGLREYDLILTPDVNSGSRHQWFYFEVSNMEALLTYTFNIVNCEKANSQFNFGMKPILFSVTEAQLGRPGWVRTGADICYYRNCYQRPGKGKNYLTTSFTVAFPHAYDVCYLAYHFPYTYTQMMANIWKWTKRVPPNTYFRVETLCETLNGNENPLLTITSSESKTNPTQNRKVIFLTSRVHPGESNASWVMHGTLEALLDNSTYAASLRDDYVFKIVPMLNIEGVVNGCNRYGLTNEDLNRRWSNPNQVLHPVIYHTKGLMEYCTRVLQRPPHVFVDYHGHSRRKNVFLFGCSRSGSWSAADRAKPDQPVQYLMLPHLMQRISPAFALPLCSFKVERHKEATARVAIWRQLGVPRSYTMESSFCGCDQGNLAGLHLDTKHLKAIGKDFCQALSMMKDCGHDWSIDKSMPDACCPLQCVSRISNMIPKCIQDRSAAYHLAGIP
- the LOC143368863 gene encoding cytosolic carboxypeptidase 1 isoform X4, yielding MTTETLVPWYTKRIATPCFLCHRHEGFGAPRIPRAAVFLCVMSPSNKSADEAVNDALLEKLRTCASKPQEASDTFKTIAAKIHTRVTSSDRRVRERTLDKLWRKNSGAMEIFIATLENCKDHVIDCTIAGILHECISPRAVKGKIKGNKNKSATRSSSRMAVMQLINLGITQVLVKLLISLQHADTVSSEVLTQEALWILGQVAQRDQRFVSKMKQYNSIKVFHTLLKQHYNNSKTLLPLLLVIKCLARNSFSLQVLVKDGIASTLEKTFVCIGYTPHLKLRTLLECFKYLTTSKLCCTKFVKAGLTHLLMRIFERWERFDGPMRLKICNYALVTLQHLCVIKAGKKAIKSNNGLQLLYRFCSNCPEDKAYDCLLSRICGIINQCLEKKELPVPEMSPARFVLPETNVRPSSAESGSDIDSQANSVVSLGRLYSDLDSGDEEESQNSRTNEITMPATDEVEESKFFAGVFTSQRSEEDLVEYSSFFKEMGSVQWLPCLTNSSTEKLSDESAEKDKFNSRYTKTDRSRVSAKDSVKEGTIKSQAGIGGAPIKLFDKIASSVTDQQAYCAVAGRVKSIIGFVKVAYPDLVGGDGLGKDEPLNNKDRKVCRSKLLTCVERGLHGGPFTQNVVYDLDALASNYALGDQVSTDRVLSNWDEGRVGKRSVDVKHLLFESRFESGNLRKAMQVGLREYDLILTPDVNSGSRHQWFYFEVSNMEALLTYTFNIVNCEKANSQFNFGMKPILFSVTEAQLGRPGWVRTGADICYYRNCYQRPGKGKNYLTTSFTVAFPHAYDVCYLAYHFPYTYTQMMANIWKWTKRVPPNTYFRVETLCETLNGNENPLLTITSSESKTNPTQNRKVIFLTSRVHPGESNASWVMHGTLEALLDNSTYAASLRDDYVFKIVPMLNIEGVVNGCNRYGLTNEDLNRRWSNPNQVLHPVIYHTKGLMEYCTRVLQRPPHVFVDYHGHSRRKNVFLFGCSRSGSWSAADRAKPDQPVQYLMLPHLMQRISPAFALPLCSFKVERHKEATARVAIWRQLGVPRSYTMESSFCGCDQGNLAGLHLDTKHLKAIGKDFCQALSMMKDCGHDWSIDKSMPDACCPLQCVSRISNMIPKCIQDRSAAYHLAGIP
- the LOC143368863 gene encoding cytosolic carboxypeptidase 1 isoform X5 — its product is MPRTKSKNHVTSKKTRARVSRVCSPLCVSVMSPSNKSADEAVNDALLEKLRTCASKPQEASDTFKTIAAKIHTRVTSSDRRVRERTLDKLWRKNSGAMEIFIATLENCKDHVIDCTIAGILHECISPRAVKGKIKGNKNKSATSNSNFYLATRSSSRMAVMQLINLGITQVLVKLLISLQHADTVSSEVLTQEALWILGQVAQRDQRFVSKMKQYNSIKVFHTLLKQHYNNSKTLLPLLLVIKCLARNSFSLQVLVKDGIASTLEKTFVCIGYTPHLKLRTLLECFKYLTTSKLCCTKFVKAGLTHLLMRIFERWERFDGPMRLKICNYALVTLQHLCVIKAGKKAIKSNNGLQLLYRFCSNCPEDKAYDCLLSRICGIINQCLEKKELPVPEMSPARFVLPETNVRPSSAESGSDIDSQANSVVSLGRLYSDLDSGDEEESQNSRTNEITMPATDEVEESKFFAGVFTSQRSEEDLVEYSSFFKEMGSVQWLPCLTNSSTEKLSDESAEKDKFNSRYTKTDRSRVSAKDSVKEGTIKSQAGIGGAPIKLFDKIASSVTDQQAYCAVAGRVKSIIGFVKVAYPDLVGGDGLGKDEPLNNKDRKVCRSKLLTCVERGLHGGPFTQNVVYDLDALASNYALGDQVSTDRVLSNWDEGRVGKRSVDVKHLLFESRFESGNLRKAMQVGLREYDLILTPDVNSGSRHQWFYFEVSNMEALLTYTFNIVNCEKANSQFNFGMKPILFSVTEAQLGRPGWVRTGADICYYRNCYQRPGKGKNYLTTSFTVAFPHAYDVCYLAYHFPYTYTQMMANIWKWTKRVPPNTYFRVETLCETLNGNENPLLTITSSESKTNPTQNRKVIFLTSRVHPGESNASWVMHGTLEALLDNSTYAASLRDDYVFKIVPMLNIEGVVNGCNRYGLTNEDLNRRWSNPNQVLHPVIYHTKGLMEYCTRVLQRPPHVFVDYHGHSRRKNVFLFGCSRSGSWSAADRAKPDQPVQYLMLPHLMQRISPAFALPLCSFKVERHKEATARVAIWRQLGVPRSYTMESSFCGCDQGNLAGLHLDTKHLKAIGKDFCQALSMMKDCGHDWSIDKSMPDACCPLQCVSRISNMIPKCIQDRSAAYHLAGIP
- the LOC143368863 gene encoding cytosolic carboxypeptidase 1 isoform X7, which produces MPRTKSKNHVTSKKTRARVSRVCSPLCVSVMSPSNKSADEAVNDALLEKLRTCASKPQEASDTFKTIAAKIHTRVTSSDRRVRERTLDKLWRKNSGAMEIFIATLENCKDHVIDCTIAGILHECISPRAVKGKIKGNKNKSATRSSSRMAVMQLINLGITQVLVKLLISLQHADTVSSEVLTQEALWILGQVAQRDQRFVSKMKQYNSIKVFHTLLKQHYNNSKTLLPLLLVIKCLARNSFSLQVLVKDGIASTLEKTFVCIGYTPHLKLRTLLECFKYLTTSKLCCTKFVKAGLTHLLMRIFERWERFDGPMRLKICNYALVTLQHLCVIKAGKKAIKSNNGLQLLYRFCSNCPEDKAYDCLLSRICGIINQCLEKKELPVPEMSPARFVLPETNVRPSSAESGSDIDSQANSVVSLGRLYSDLDSGDEEESQNSRTNEITMPATDEVEESKFFAGVFTSQRSEEDLVEYSSFFKEMGSVQWLPCLTNSSTEKLSDESAEKDKFNSRYTKTDRSRVSAKDSVKEGTIKSQAGIGGAPIKLFDKIASSVTDQQAYCAVAGRVKSIIGFVKVAYPDLVGGDGLGKDEPLNNKDRKVCRSKLLTCVERGLHGGPFTQNVVYDLDALASNYALGDQVSTDRVLSNWDEGRVGKRSVDVKHLLFESRFESGNLRKAMQVGLREYDLILTPDVNSGSRHQWFYFEVSNMEALLTYTFNIVNCEKANSQFNFGMKPILFSVTEAQLGRPGWVRTGADICYYRNCYQRPGKGKNYLTTSFTVAFPHAYDVCYLAYHFPYTYTQMMANIWKWTKRVPPNTYFRVETLCETLNGNENPLLTITSSESKTNPTQNRKVIFLTSRVHPGESNASWVMHGTLEALLDNSTYAASLRDDYVFKIVPMLNIEGVVNGCNRYGLTNEDLNRRWSNPNQVLHPVIYHTKGLMEYCTRVLQRPPHVFVDYHGHSRRKNVFLFGCSRSGSWSAADRAKPDQPVQYLMLPHLMQRISPAFALPLCSFKVERHKEATARVAIWRQLGVPRSYTMESSFCGCDQGNLAGLHLDTKHLKAIGKDFCQALSMMKDCGHDWSIDKSMPDACCPLQCVSRISNMIPKCIQDRSAAYHLAGIP
- the LOC143368863 gene encoding cytosolic carboxypeptidase 1 isoform X1, with amino-acid sequence MTTETLVPWYTKRIATPCFLCHRHEGFGAPRIPRAAVFLCVMSPSNKSADEAVNDALLEKLRTCASKPQEASDTFKTIAAKIHTRVTSSDRRVRERTLDKLWRKNSGAMEIFIATLENCKDHVIDCTIAGILHECISPRAVKGKIKGNKNKSATSNSNFYLATRSSSRMAVMQLINLGITQVLVKLLISLQHADTVSSEVLTQEALWILGQVAQRDQRFVSKMKQYNSIKVFHTLLKQHYNNSKTLLPLLLVIKCLARNSFSLQVLVKDGIASTLEKTFVCIGYTPHLKLRTLLECFKYLTTSKLCCTKFVKAGLTHLLMRIFERWERFDGPMRLKICNYALVTLQHLCVIKAGKKAIKSNNGLQLLYRFCSNCPEDKAYDCLLSRICGIINQCLEKKELPVPEMSPARFVLPETNVRPSSAESGSDIDSQANSVVSLGRLYSDLDSGDEEESQNSRTNEITMPATDEVEESKFFAGVFTSQRSEEDLVEYSSFFKEMGSVQWLPCLTNSSTEKLSDESAEKDKFNSRYTKTDRSRVSAKDSVKEGTIKSQAGIGGAPIKLFDKIASSVTDQQAYCAVAGRVKSIIGFVKVAYPDLVGGDGLGKDEPLNNKDRKVCRSKLLTCVERGLHGGPFTQNVVYDLDALASNYALGDQVSTDRVLSNWDEGRVGKRSVDVKHLLFESRFESGNLRKAMQVGLREYDLILTPDVNSGSRHQWFYFEVSNMEALLTYTFNIVNCEKANSQFNFGMKPILFSVTEAQLGRPGWVRTGADICYYRNCYQRPGKGKNYLTTSFTVAFPHAYDVCYLAYHFPYTYTQMMANIWKWTKRVPPNTYFRVETLCETLNGNENPLLTITSSESKTNPTQNRKVIFLTSRVHPGESNASWVMHGTLEALLDNSTYAASLRDDYVFKIVPMLNIEGVVNGCNRYGLTNEDLNRRWSNPNQVLHPVIYHTKGLMEYCTRVLQRPPHVFVDYHGHSRRKNVFLFGCSRSGSWSAADRAKPDQPVQYLMLPHLMQRISPAFALPLCSFKVERHKEATARVAIWRQLGVPRSYTMESSFCGCDQGNLAGLHLDTKHLKAIGKDFCQALSMMKDCGHDWSIDKSMPDACCPLQCVSRISNMIPKCIQDRSAAYHLAGIP
- the LOC143368863 gene encoding cytosolic carboxypeptidase 1 isoform X6; protein product: MKSATEKCDKENQRPMEASQLEDDYEQDAQDEDVMSPSNKSADEAVNDALLEKLRTCASKPQEASDTFKTIAAKIHTRVTSSDRRVRERTLDKLWRKNSGAMEIFIATLENCKDHVIDCTIAGILHECISPRAVKGKIKGNKNKSATRSSSRMAVMQLINLGITQVLVKLLISLQHADTVSSEVLTQEALWILGQVAQRDQRFVSKMKQYNSIKVFHTLLKQHYNNSKTLLPLLLVIKCLARNSFSLQVLVKDGIASTLEKTFVCIGYTPHLKLRTLLECFKYLTTSKLCCTKFVKAGLTHLLMRIFERWERFDGPMRLKICNYALVTLQHLCVIKAGKKAIKSNNGLQLLYRFCSNCPEDKAYDCLLSRICGIINQCLEKKELPVPEMSPARFVLPETNVRPSSAESGSDIDSQANSVVSLGRLYSDLDSGDEEESQNSRTNEITMPATDEVEESKFFAGVFTSQRSEEDLVEYSSFFKEMGSVQWLPCLTNSSTEKLSDESAEKDKFNSRYTKTDRSRVSAKDSVKEGTIKSQAGIGGAPIKLFDKIASSVTDQQAYCAVAGRVKSIIGFVKVAYPDLVGGDGLGKDEPLNNKDRKVCRSKLLTCVERGLHGGPFTQNVVYDLDALASNYALGDQVSTDRVLSNWDEGRVGKRSVDVKHLLFESRFESGNLRKAMQVGLREYDLILTPDVNSGSRHQWFYFEVSNMEALLTYTFNIVNCEKANSQFNFGMKPILFSVTEAQLGRPGWVRTGADICYYRNCYQRPGKGKNYLTTSFTVAFPHAYDVCYLAYHFPYTYTQMMANIWKWTKRVPPNTYFRVETLCETLNGNENPLLTITSSESKTNPTQNRKVIFLTSRVHPGESNASWVMHGTLEALLDNSTYAASLRDDYVFKIVPMLNIEGVVNGCNRYGLTNEDLNRRWSNPNQVLHPVIYHTKGLMEYCTRVLQRPPHVFVDYHGHSRRKNVFLFGCSRSGSWSAADRAKPDQPVQYLMLPHLMQRISPAFALPLCSFKVERHKEATARVAIWRQLGVPRSYTMESSFCGCDQGNLAGLHLDTKHLKAIGKDFCQALSMMKDCGHDWSIDKSMPDACCPLQCVSRISNMIPKCIQDRSAAYHLAGIP
- the LOC143368863 gene encoding cytosolic carboxypeptidase 1 isoform X2, with the protein product MTTETLVPWYTKRIATPCFLCHRHEGFGAPRIPRAAVFLCVMSPSNKSADEAVNDALLEKLRTCASKPQEASDTFKTIAAKIHTRVTSSDRRVRERTLDKLWRKNSGAMEIFIATLENCKDHVIDCTIAGILHECISPRAVKGKIKGNKNKSATSNSNFYLATRSSSRMAVMQLINLGITQVLVKLLISLQHADTVSSEVLTQEALWILGQVAQRDQRFVSKMKQYNSIKVFHTLLKQHYNNSKTLLPLLLVIKCLARNSFSLQVLVKDGIASTLEKTFVCIGYTPHLKLRTLLECFKYLTTSKLCCTKFVKAGLTHLLMRIFERWERFDGPMRLKICNYALVTLQHLCVIKAGKKAIKSNNGLQLLYRFCSNCPEDKAYDCLLSRICGIINQCLEKKELPVPEMSPARFVLPETNVRPSSAESGSDIDSQANSVVSLGRLYSDLDSGDEEESQNSRTNEITMPATDEVEESKFFAGVFTSQRSEEDLVEYSSFFKEMGSVQWLPCLTNSSTEKLSDESAEKDKFNSRYTKTDRSRVSAKDSVKEGTIKSQAGIGGAPIKLFDKIASSVTDQQAYCAVAGRVKSIIGFVKVAYPDLVGGDGLGKDEPLNNKDRKVCRSKLLTCVERGLHGGPFTQNVVYDLDALASNYALGDQVSTDRVLSNWDEGRVGKRSVDVKHLLFESRFESGNLRKAMQVGLREYDLILTPDVNSGSRHQWFYFEVSNMEALLTYTFNIVNCEKANSQFNFGMKPILFSVTEAQLGRPGWVRTGADICYYRNCYQRPGKGKNYLTTSFTVAFPHAYDVCYLAYHFPYTYTQMMANIWKWTKRVPPNTYFRVETLCETLNGNENPLLTITSSESKTNPTQNRKVIFLTSRVHPGESNASWVMHGTLEALLDNSTYAASLRDDYVFKIVPMLNIEGVVNGCNRYGLTNEDLNRRWSNPNQVLHPVIYHTKGLMEYCTRVLQRPPHVFVDYHGHSRRKNVFLFGCSRSGSWSAADRAKPDQPVQYLMLPHLMQRISPAFALPLCSFKVERHKEATARVAIWRQLGVPRSYTMESSFCGCDQGNLAGLHLDTKHLKAIGKDFCQALSMMKDCGHDWSIDKIPMGEGIPEESGCMEDDISSSCESDESDFEA